The proteins below come from a single Posidoniimonas corsicana genomic window:
- the pepF gene encoding oligoendopeptidase F produces MAKKKTLPTRDKVKAADTWDLSSLFESDADWDAAFSKWEKQVKKYAAFRGTLGDGPEQLAKLLKFDSRFDRQGERLAYYAMLKTTEDQANSTYQAMMGRYQNVATKAGEAASFIRPEVLGLPATKLKKYLAAKPLQPYQLMLERLVRYKPHTLTDSEERLLAMQGEMADAADQIFTQLTDADMKFGTIKDAEGNEAELSQSSFSVFLHSPKRPVRKAAFHQFYQEFSDHENCLAAALKGSIQKDVYYAKARNFPSAREASLFGDNVPVSVYDSLIEAVRSKLPAVYKYLDVRKRKMKLKEIHHYDTYVPILTELDKRHTWDQAVKVILESLQPLGSEYCATLEAGLRGRWCDRYPNKGKQSGAFSAGSFDGDPYILMNYQPDVLDHVFTLTHEAGHSMHSHYSSSNQPYEYYNYTIFVAEVASTFNEQLLARHLMASAKTDKEKAYLLNREIDAIRGTIIRQTMFAEFEKLTHELAEAGEPLTLEKFREVYRGLLDAYFGPDFAIDSELELECLRIPHFYRAFYVYKYATGLSAAIALSQRVLGGGQEELNDYLTFLKGGCSKYPLDLLRDAGVDMEKPEPVQTALSYFEGLVDELDSLL; encoded by the coding sequence ATGGCGAAGAAGAAGACGCTGCCCACCCGCGACAAGGTCAAGGCCGCCGACACCTGGGACCTGTCCAGCCTGTTCGAGTCCGACGCCGACTGGGACGCCGCGTTCTCAAAGTGGGAGAAGCAGGTCAAGAAGTACGCCGCGTTCCGGGGCACGCTGGGCGACGGGCCGGAGCAGCTGGCCAAGCTGCTGAAGTTCGACAGCCGGTTCGACCGCCAGGGCGAGCGGCTGGCCTACTACGCCATGCTCAAGACCACCGAGGACCAGGCCAACAGCACGTACCAGGCGATGATGGGCCGGTACCAGAACGTGGCGACCAAGGCGGGTGAGGCCGCCAGCTTTATCCGCCCGGAGGTCCTCGGCCTGCCGGCGACCAAGCTCAAGAAGTACCTCGCCGCCAAGCCGCTGCAGCCGTACCAGCTGATGCTCGAGCGGCTGGTGCGCTACAAGCCACACACGCTGACCGACAGCGAGGAGCGGCTGCTCGCCATGCAGGGCGAGATGGCCGACGCCGCCGACCAGATCTTCACCCAGCTGACCGACGCCGACATGAAGTTCGGCACGATCAAGGACGCCGAGGGGAACGAGGCGGAGCTGTCGCAGTCGTCGTTCAGCGTGTTCCTGCACTCGCCCAAGCGGCCCGTCCGCAAGGCGGCGTTCCACCAGTTCTACCAGGAGTTCTCCGACCACGAGAACTGCCTGGCCGCCGCGCTGAAGGGCTCCATCCAGAAGGACGTCTACTACGCCAAGGCCCGCAACTTCCCCAGCGCGCGCGAGGCGTCGCTGTTCGGCGACAACGTGCCGGTCAGCGTGTACGACAGCCTGATCGAGGCGGTCCGCAGCAAGCTGCCGGCGGTGTACAAGTACCTGGACGTGCGCAAGCGCAAGATGAAGCTCAAGGAGATCCACCACTACGACACCTACGTGCCGATCCTCACCGAGCTCGACAAGCGGCACACCTGGGACCAGGCGGTGAAGGTGATCCTCGAGTCGCTGCAGCCGCTCGGCTCGGAGTACTGCGCCACGCTCGAGGCCGGCCTCCGCGGCCGCTGGTGCGACCGCTACCCCAACAAGGGCAAGCAGTCGGGCGCGTTCAGCGCCGGCAGCTTCGACGGCGACCCCTACATCCTGATGAACTACCAGCCCGACGTGCTGGACCACGTGTTCACGCTCACCCACGAGGCGGGCCACTCGATGCACAGCCACTACTCGTCGAGCAACCAGCCTTACGAGTACTACAACTACACGATCTTCGTGGCCGAGGTCGCCAGCACGTTCAACGAGCAGCTGCTGGCGCGTCACCTGATGGCCAGCGCCAAGACCGACAAGGAGAAGGCGTACCTGCTGAACCGTGAGATCGACGCCATCCGCGGCACCATCATCCGCCAGACGATGTTCGCCGAGTTCGAGAAGCTGACCCACGAGCTGGCCGAGGCGGGCGAGCCGCTCACGCTCGAGAAGTTCCGCGAGGTGTACCGCGGCCTGCTCGACGCGTACTTCGGCCCCGACTTCGCCATCGACAGCGAGCTGGAGCTGGAGTGCCTGCGGATCCCGCACTTCTACCGCGCGTTCTACGTGTACAAGTACGCCACCGGCCTATCGGCCGCCATCGCGCTGAGCCAGCGCGTGCTGGGCGGCGGCCAGGAAGAACTGAACGATTACCTCACGTTCCTCAAGGGCGGCTGCAGCAAGTACCCGCTCGACCTGCTGCGCGACGCGGGCGTCGACATGGAGAAGCCCGAACCGGTCCAAACCGCCCTCTCGTACTTCGAAGGCCTGGTCGACGAGCTCGACTCGCTGCTGTAG